The Thermobispora bispora DSM 43833 genome window below encodes:
- the cobO gene encoding cob(I)yrinic acid a,c-diamide adenosyltransferase → MPQGRPPVIPDDGLTTRQRRNRPLVIVHTGPGKGKSTAAFGMALRAWNQGWPIGVFQFVKSAKWRTGEERALRLLGASGEGGTVTWHKMGEGWSWLRRSGTGHDHAAQAREGWEQVRRDLAAETYRFYVLDEFTYPLAWGWVDLDDVLETLRGRPGYQHVVITGRNAPERLVEAADLVTEMGKIRHPMDRGQKGQKGIEW, encoded by the coding sequence ATGCCACAGGGAAGGCCACCGGTGATCCCGGACGACGGGCTCACCACCCGGCAGCGGCGGAACCGGCCGCTGGTGATCGTGCACACCGGCCCCGGCAAGGGGAAGTCCACGGCCGCGTTCGGCATGGCGCTGCGCGCGTGGAACCAAGGCTGGCCGATCGGGGTGTTCCAGTTCGTCAAGTCGGCGAAGTGGCGCACCGGCGAGGAGCGCGCGCTGCGGCTGCTCGGCGCGAGCGGCGAGGGCGGCACGGTCACCTGGCACAAGATGGGCGAGGGCTGGTCCTGGCTGCGGCGCTCCGGGACCGGGCACGACCACGCGGCCCAGGCCCGGGAGGGCTGGGAGCAGGTGCGGCGGGATCTGGCCGCCGAGACGTACCGGTTCTACGTGCTCGACGAGTTCACCTACCCGCTCGCCTGGGGCTGGGTGGACCTCGACGACGTGCTGGAGACGCTGCGGGGCCGGCCCGGGTACCAGCACGTGGTGATCACCGGGCGGAACGCGCCGGAGCGGCTGGTCGAGGCGGCCGACCTGGTGACCGAGATGGGCAAGATCCGCCACCCCATGGACCGTGGGCAGAAGGGCCAGAAGGGCATCGAGTGGTAG
- a CDS encoding cobyrinate a,c-diamide synthase → MVIAAPSSGAGKTTVATGLMAALHARGLRVSPHKVGPDYIDPGYHAVATGRPGRNLDPFLVGEDLVGPLFRHGARGCDVAVVEGVMGLFDGHAGRDFASTAHVARLLDAPVVLVVDASRAGRSVAALVHGFATFDPRVRLGGVILNRIGSDRHEELCREALAGYPVLGAIRRDEAVATPSRHLGLVPAAERGAPAVDAVRRMGELVARCCDLEAIVRLARAAPPLGAAAWDPAEALARAAGGRGEPYRRSGTVVAVAGGPAFTFGYAEHVELLRAAGAEVAAFDPLRDEALPEGTAAVVLGGGFPEVYADRLAANERLRAALAAFGGPIAAECAGLLYLCRELDGRRMCGRIPAAARMTDRLTLGYREAVARRDSLLTRAGERLRGHEFHRTVVDRVPDPLLCWDGGADGFGDARLTATYLHLHWAGKPILAHRLVAAAAKYRWRSARARRPS, encoded by the coding sequence CTGGTGATCGCCGCGCCGTCGTCCGGGGCGGGCAAGACCACGGTGGCGACCGGGCTCATGGCCGCGCTGCACGCGCGCGGCCTGCGGGTGTCGCCGCACAAGGTGGGCCCCGACTACATCGACCCCGGCTACCACGCGGTCGCCACCGGGCGGCCGGGCCGCAACCTCGACCCCTTCTTGGTGGGCGAGGACCTGGTCGGGCCGCTGTTCCGGCACGGCGCGCGCGGCTGCGACGTCGCGGTGGTCGAGGGCGTGATGGGGCTGTTCGACGGGCACGCCGGCCGGGACTTCGCCTCGACCGCGCACGTGGCCCGGCTGCTCGACGCCCCGGTCGTGCTCGTCGTCGACGCCTCCCGGGCGGGCCGCTCGGTCGCCGCGCTGGTGCACGGCTTCGCCACCTTCGACCCGCGGGTACGGCTCGGCGGGGTGATCCTCAACCGGATCGGGTCGGACCGGCACGAGGAGCTGTGCCGGGAGGCGCTCGCGGGCTACCCGGTGCTGGGCGCGATCCGCCGCGACGAGGCAGTGGCCACCCCGTCCCGGCACCTCGGCCTGGTCCCCGCGGCCGAGCGCGGCGCGCCCGCGGTCGACGCGGTGCGGCGCATGGGCGAGCTGGTGGCCCGCTGCTGCGACCTCGAGGCGATCGTCCGGCTCGCCCGCGCCGCGCCGCCGCTCGGCGCGGCCGCGTGGGATCCGGCGGAGGCGCTCGCCCGCGCCGCGGGCGGGCGGGGCGAGCCGTACCGGCGCTCCGGCACGGTGGTGGCGGTGGCGGGCGGGCCCGCGTTCACCTTCGGCTACGCCGAGCACGTGGAGCTGCTGCGCGCCGCCGGGGCCGAGGTCGCGGCCTTCGACCCGCTCCGGGACGAGGCGCTGCCCGAGGGCACGGCCGCGGTCGTGCTCGGCGGCGGCTTCCCCGAGGTGTACGCGGACCGGCTCGCGGCGAACGAGCGGCTGCGCGCGGCGCTGGCCGCGTTCGGCGGGCCGATCGCCGCCGAGTGCGCCGGGCTGCTCTACCTGTGCCGGGAGCTCGACGGGCGGCGCATGTGCGGCCGCATCCCGGCCGCGGCGCGGATGACCGACCGGCTCACGCTCGGCTACCGGGAGGCGGTGGCCCGCCGCGACTCGCTGCTCACCCGGGCGGGCGAGCGGCTGCGCGGCCACGAGTTCCACCGCACCGTGGTCGACCGGGTGCCCGACCCGCTGCTGTGCTGGGACGGCGGCGCCGACGGCTTCGGCGACGCCCGCCTCACCGCCACCTACCTGCATCTGCACTGGGCCGGGAAGCCGATCCTGGCGCACCGCTTGGTCGCCGCCGCTGCGAAGTACCGGTGGCGCTCCGCGCGGGCTCGTCGCCCGTCCTGA
- a CDS encoding cell division protein SepF — MIKKLRPKDYNDAFYVGHCFRSGTAVVMDVSHLPDDVARPLVDFCAGLVYGRGGDMERLDRKVFLLQPPARPRIAAAHIPDLAHIAD, encoded by the coding sequence GTGATCAAGAAGCTGCGGCCCAAGGACTACAACGACGCCTTCTACGTGGGGCACTGCTTCCGCAGCGGCACCGCGGTCGTCATGGACGTCTCGCACCTCCCCGACGACGTGGCCAGGCCGCTCGTGGACTTCTGTGCGGGCCTGGTCTACGGGCGAGGCGGCGACATGGAACGGCTCGACCGGAAGGTGTTCCTGCTCCAGCCTCCGGCGCGGCCCCGGATCGCGGCCGCCCACATTCCCGATCTCGCCCACATCGCGGACTGA
- a CDS encoding precorrin-8X methylmutase has product MTGYAGPPFDYIRDGAEIYRRSFATIRAEVDLDGLPPEVAQVAVRMIHACGMTDLVRDLAWSPQVVTRARAALRAGAPVLCDAEMVASGITRRRLPAGNEVVCTLNDPRVPELAERLGTTRSAAALELWRDRLAGSVVAIGNAPTALFRLLELVAEGAGRPAAVLGIPVGFVGAAESKLALVHSGLDYLVVHGRRGGSALAAAAVNAIACERE; this is encoded by the coding sequence GTGACCGGGTACGCCGGGCCGCCGTTCGACTACATCAGGGACGGCGCCGAGATCTACCGGCGGTCGTTCGCCACCATCCGGGCCGAGGTGGACCTGGACGGCCTGCCACCCGAGGTGGCCCAGGTCGCGGTGCGGATGATCCACGCGTGCGGGATGACCGACCTCGTCCGGGACCTGGCCTGGTCGCCGCAGGTGGTGACCCGGGCGCGGGCCGCGCTGCGGGCGGGCGCGCCGGTGCTGTGCGACGCCGAGATGGTCGCCTCCGGCATCACCCGGCGGCGGCTGCCCGCGGGCAACGAGGTGGTCTGCACGCTCAACGACCCGCGGGTGCCCGAGCTCGCCGAGCGCCTCGGCACCACCCGGAGCGCGGCCGCGCTGGAGCTGTGGCGGGACCGGCTGGCGGGCTCGGTGGTCGCGATCGGCAACGCGCCGACCGCGCTGTTCCGGCTGCTCGAGCTGGTGGCCGAAGGAGCGGGCCGGCCAGCGGCGGTGCTCGGCATCCCGGTGGGCTTCGTCGGCGCGGCCGAGTCGAAGCTTGCCCTCGTCCATAGTGGCCTCGACTACCTGGTGGTGCACGGCCGCCGCGGTGGCAGCGCGCTCGCCGCCGCGGCCGTCAACGCCATCGCCTGCGAACGCGAGTGA
- a CDS encoding nitrate/sulfite reductase, whose translation MPKPDAPGRTRPDACPGALQVHEAADGPLARVRLPGGLIRADQLRVLADCAATLGNGVIELTSRGNVQVRGLSGTVPGGGSAAEAFAARIAAAGLLPSATHERVRNIVASPFGEADLVDALDRELCARPGLARLPGRFLFSIGDLGLDADVTYAAGRLLLAGRDAGLAVPPERAVPTMLDAAEAFLRLRTTEWRIAELADGPARIAAALGGTAGEVRQAPPQPREPGVVAQPSGGLAVQALVPLGRLTPEQAHAIAGLAAEVRFTPWRTVVVRDVADPEAVRHGLVAAGLVTDPRSPWVGVTACTGLPGCARALADVRADAAAWVRARTAPAEVPVHWSGCERRCGLPRGRVRQMVATATGYREEGP comes from the coding sequence GTGCCCAAGCCCGACGCTCCCGGACGAACCCGCCCCGACGCCTGTCCGGGGGCGCTGCAGGTGCACGAGGCCGCCGACGGGCCGCTCGCCCGGGTCCGGCTGCCCGGCGGCCTGATCCGGGCCGACCAGCTGCGGGTGCTCGCCGACTGCGCGGCGACCCTCGGCAACGGCGTCATCGAGCTCACCTCGCGCGGGAACGTGCAGGTCCGCGGCCTGTCCGGGACGGTCCCGGGCGGGGGATCGGCGGCCGAGGCGTTCGCCGCGCGCATCGCCGCCGCGGGCCTGCTGCCGTCGGCCACGCACGAGCGGGTGCGCAACATCGTGGCCTCCCCGTTCGGGGAGGCGGACCTGGTGGACGCGCTCGACCGCGAGCTGTGCGCGCGCCCGGGGCTGGCCCGGCTGCCCGGGCGGTTCCTGTTCTCGATCGGGGATCTGGGGCTGGATGCGGACGTCACCTACGCCGCGGGCCGGTTGCTGCTCGCCGGGCGGGACGCCGGGCTGGCGGTGCCGCCGGAGCGGGCCGTGCCGACGATGCTCGACGCGGCCGAGGCGTTCCTGCGGCTGCGGACCACGGAGTGGCGGATCGCCGAGCTCGCCGACGGCCCGGCGCGGATCGCCGCCGCGCTCGGCGGCACGGCCGGGGAGGTACGGCAGGCACCGCCGCAGCCGCGCGAGCCGGGCGTGGTGGCGCAGCCGTCGGGCGGGCTCGCCGTACAGGCCCTCGTGCCGCTGGGGCGGCTCACCCCGGAGCAGGCGCACGCGATCGCCGGCCTCGCCGCCGAGGTGCGGTTCACGCCGTGGCGCACGGTCGTGGTCCGCGACGTGGCCGACCCGGAGGCGGTACGGCACGGCCTCGTGGCGGCCGGGCTCGTCACCGACCCGCGGTCGCCGTGGGTGGGGGTGACCGCGTGCACCGGGCTGCCCGGCTGCGCCCGGGCGCTCGCCGACGTGCGCGCGGACGCGGCCGCGTGGGTGCGCGCCCGGACGGCGCCCGCCGAGGTGCCGGTGCACTGGTCCGGGTGTGAGCGCCGCTGCGGGCTGCCGCGCGGCCGGGTGCGGCAGATGGTGGCGACCGCCACCGGTTACCGGGAGGAGGGGCCGTGA